TCCATCCCGTCTGATCAGCCCGAGCCATCGCACCATAGAAGCTGTTGTATCCTGCCGCGGTTGTTCCATCGACATTGGTATTCGACAGCAGGTTGTTGCCGAAGCCGTTGACCTGGTAACCACCGATGAAGTTCAACTGTGGATTCGTAACGTTCTCAGCGGCAATTCGCTGCAGTTCCAAACTCTTAATCTGCCACTTCTGCTTACGCAGTTCCAGCCGACGAGTCAGGGCGTCAATCAATGTCGATTCCCACTGCGCGACATACTCTCCGTCAAGCGGGTTATCTGACGGACGAATCAACTTGCCGTCGTTGACCGGCATCCCCAGTTGTTTCCGCAAAGCGTTTTCGGCCGCCAAGATTCCGGCCCACGAGTTTTCCAAGTTCGCTCGTGCTTCCAAGTAAGCGTCGCGAGCCTGAGCTTCATTGCTGGCATTGCCGCCTGTTGCTCCAACATCCATCTTCGCTTTGACTTCTTGCCACGTTCGCAGCAAGCTGTCACGATTCGCGTTGTCGGTATCGAACTGGCGATAGGCCAGGTACAGCTCCCAGTAAAGATCCTCGGTATCCTTGACCATTGTCATCACGGCGTTTTCGAAGTCCGCCAGCGAGATATCGGTGTTGATACGAGCGATCGCCACCCCTTGAGACACCCCGGTCACGGCACCCAGACCGGCTCGAGCTGGACCGGCGATCCGGTTGTACTCGACGCCTGAACCTGCCCACAAAGGCTGTACATACTGAACCTGTGCAATCCCGTTGTAGCTTGACGGGAACAACTGCGAAGGAGCATTCGTCCCGACGTAGTTGACGTTATGGTTCAGGCTGATCGTACCACCGTTCGCCATTGTCTTCTGCAAGGTCGACGTCAACGCCCCGGTATCGGTGTTATTGACGAATCCCGCCCCTGTTGCCGCAAACGGGTTCAGCGAGTTTGCAACAACCGCGTTCTTGCCGAACACCAATTGACTCGTGAACGAGGCATCAAAGTCAGCCAAGGCCGCTTCCACACCGCGGCTACCGAACAGAAAGCCCGTATCGCGCAGCGCGGCATCATAGATCGACGGTGCGTTCTGCGGAGTCTGCAATAATGTCAGATTGCCCCCACGGGTTCTGATCATTTTGTTGTTCTGCACGGCCAAGTGTACGGCCTGCAGCAACGGCATCTCCCAGATTTCGTCATGTCCACGATCTCGAACGGTATGAGGCCGCTGAGAATTGACCACATCTTCGCTTGTCGGCTGATCGACATTCGAGTACTCGATCGCCAGCGATCGGTCTTTGTAGTACTGGAGGTCCGCTTCACCTAAATAGGAAACGGGCCGAGAATTTTTACAGCCGAATATGGCGCCACACATAAGCAGCGCGTTGATCCATCGGATCGATCGCATCCACCGCATTACTTGCATCCTTGCAAATACGGTCGTAAATCACGGCACAGCCAAGTTGCTGTGCCCGCATCCTGCAGAGATCAGCAATGGAGCAATCATCGACTGCGGCTTGCTATGAAAATCTCTCACGACCAATATCGGCGGAGAAAGAGTCGACGCATGACACGAACCTAAGGCGGCCAGCGGACCATGAGATACGTCAAATATCGGACAATCACCACGAGCGGCATGAACCGATTTGTCCGAGAATCTCGTACAAGCTGAAAATCTGCATTATCCGTCAAAGTCAGCCAATCGACGTCATAAGTCAACGACGTTGCGACTGGCAAATCACCGGCACAGGACGGCCCTCAATCCACACCGTATTAGCGTTTGGTCACGCACTCGTCGAAACTCAACATCGTTTCGACAATCACGCTCAGGGCGGCATGGTCCGATAGGCTCAGTTGC
This genomic interval from Schlesneria paludicola DSM 18645 contains the following:
- a CDS encoding TolC family protein: MRWMRSIRWINALLMCGAIFGCKNSRPVSYLGEADLQYYKDRSLAIEYSNVDQPTSEDVVNSQRPHTVRDRGHDEIWEMPLLQAVHLAVQNNKMIRTRGGNLTLLQTPQNAPSIYDAALRDTGFLFGSRGVEAALADFDASFTSQLVFGKNAVVANSLNPFAATGAGFVNNTDTGALTSTLQKTMANGGTISLNHNVNYVGTNAPSQLFPSSYNGIAQVQYVQPLWAGSGVEYNRIAGPARAGLGAVTGVSQGVAIARINTDISLADFENAVMTMVKDTEDLYWELYLAYRQFDTDNANRDSLLRTWQEVKAKMDVGATGGNASNEAQARDAYLEARANLENSWAGILAAENALRKQLGMPVNDGKLIRPSDNPLDGEYVAQWESTLIDALTRRLELRKQKWQIKSLELQRIAAENVTNPQLNFIGGYQVNGFGNNLLSNTNVDGTTAAGYNSFYGAMARADQTGWNLGLQFSMPLGFRAAHAQLRNIELQLVKARAALSAQELDISHEIAETMQRIDISYMTARTYLDRKVATERRVQATQAEYEAGVRDATLDLVLRAQASNAAAEIAYYTSLVNYNKAITELHMRRGTILENDGINLTEGEWNAVAQQEAVRRAWARSFATPNNWLKTEPAEFASPVPYPKTDIYPGVPDSDGILPTAAPVDGMQPSDQQVEPGAETTSY